A part of Actinomycetota bacterium genomic DNA contains:
- a CDS encoding lysophospholipid acyltransferase family protein, which produces MIRFWIGWPIFRVVALFYHYRCTGYENVPRKGPLLVVANHNSRKDPVAINLALKRPVRFMAKKEAFDPRNSLFECLMVRIFFAYPVDREKPGPEAIRRTMEYLDRGECVGIFPEGTRHDDTKLHPFTHGAAYFAWKTGVPVLPIGITEEKGKDYHINIGKPFQVPRLEGRPHKVLPELTRLIRDKVRELLPPDWEVMEEEPAQAPQ; this is translated from the coding sequence TTGATACGTTTCTGGATAGGTTGGCCCATCTTCCGCGTGGTGGCGCTCTTCTACCACTACCGCTGCACGGGATACGAAAACGTGCCCCGCAAGGGCCCTCTTCTGGTGGTGGCCAACCATAACAGCCGCAAGGACCCGGTGGCCATCAACCTGGCCCTCAAGCGGCCGGTGCGCTTCATGGCCAAGAAGGAGGCCTTCGACCCCCGCAACAGCCTCTTCGAATGCCTCATGGTGCGCATCTTCTTCGCCTATCCCGTGGACCGGGAGAAGCCCGGGCCGGAGGCCATCCGCCGCACCATGGAATATCTCGACCGCGGCGAATGCGTGGGGATCTTCCCTGAAGGCACCCGCCACGACGACACCAAGCTCCATCCCTTCACCCACGGGGCCGCCTACTTCGCCTGGAAGACCGGTGTCCCCGTCCTGCCCATCGGTATCACCGAGGAAAAAGGAAAAGATTACCACATCAACATCGGCAAGCCCTTCCAGGTGCCCCGCCTGGAGGGAAGGCCGCACAAGGTGCTGCCGGAGCTGACCCGCCTGATACGCGATAAAGTCCGGGAGCTGCTGCCCCCGGACTGGGAAGTCATGGAAGAGGAGCCCGCTCAAGCCCCGCAGTAG